GTTATATTGTAAAAGGGGAAATGGACCGAGTGCTCACTCGACCGATCCATAGCCTTTTTCAAATCATCATGGAGCGCATGGAATTGGAATCGCTTTTCGGTGTTATTACAGGTCTAGCGATTATGTATTACGCAGGTATGAATTTAGGACTTACACCTGCATGGTATGATCTGTTTATCTTTATTGCTATGGTTATTGGTGGAGCTTTCATATATGCTGGTATTTTTATTTCGTTGGCGAGTATTGGCTTTTGGTCAGACAGTCGTACGGACATTATGCCGATGATGTACAATATCGGTAACTATGGAAGGTATCCAGTGGATATTTATCATCGGGTAATTCGTTATATTTTAACATGGATATTACCTTTCGCATTTGTGGGGGTCTATCCTGCAGCCTACTTTTTAAATAGAGAAGAGTGGTATCATTACGCATTTTTAACGCCTGTTATGGGTTTAATATTTTTAAGTATTGCTGTGTTCCTATGGAACGCTGGGGTAAAAAAGTATCGTGGAGCAGGGAACTAACTACTTTGCCTGTCCTATTTTTAACCACCTCTTCATACAATTTGGAGAGGTGGTTTTAATTATGGAGAATTTCATTCTA
The Anaerobacillus alkaliphilus DNA segment above includes these coding regions:
- a CDS encoding ABC transporter permease, whose amino-acid sequence is MFYIDIFFQYASQYLKTRLTYRVDTVVEIFSDLLFQAVNLIFILVVFGHTAFLSGWSRDEIIFIYGFFLVPYALFSAFFNIWDFNDRYIVKGEMDRVLTRPIHSLFQIIMERMELESLFGVITGLAIMYYAGMNLGLTPAWYDLFIFIAMVIGGAFIYAGIFISLASIGFWSDSRTDIMPMMYNIGNYGRYPVDIYHRVIRYILTWILPFAFVGVYPAAYFLNREEWYHYAFLTPVMGLIFLSIAVFLWNAGVKKYRGAGN